The proteins below are encoded in one region of Oryzias melastigma strain HK-1 linkage group LG9, ASM292280v2, whole genome shotgun sequence:
- the zdhhc8b gene encoding palmitoyltransferase ZDHHC8B produces MPNSAGKRFKPTKYIPVSTAATLLVGSTTLFFVFTCPWLAKVISPAVPFYNGLVFLFVLANFSMATFMDPGVYPRANEDEDKDDDFRAPLYKNVEIKGIQVRMKWCATCHFYRPPRCSHCSVCDNCVEDFDHHCPWVNNCIGRRNYRYFFLFLLSLSAHMVGVFSFGLIFVLHHTEMLGALETTVTLVVMCIAGLFFIPVMGLTGFHMVLVARGRTTNEQVTGKFRGGVNPFTKGCCGNVEYVLCSPLAPRYVLDPRKKPPIKIQPPFIRPNTSERQYTIKVSSDNGIHRTIIKSKSKCSLDGLDSKETQPPLPPKADKYSQLKAPQTSSEESSLSGRTHPSTPAMYRYRPSFGTMPKVHYHTTGVEITLSEDRKTSAILEEGVRGHDYRSEPNLDLPEYANAPLHRTFQSSPFQLDSDPVASRTLSLKQGPCRLEKGQVHALAPQTPASTSYKGAFSPNTLSNRNGSLSYDSLLNPSISPAGANECRAHRGMPPMGFHSPFLPNKMCHIRETEIHRQQAAPAYSPVVIPRGMGRQSPHLRDRDSSPVRYDNLSQTIMASIQERKELEEREKRKMMHGRSQTNIYTPDSAAFDGGYGLPTCYPDGPRGPGSRGPTPPTYGGSRDNLMGLGVMSYGQRTPVQRYAGSTLGRAPRTSSTSLHTDHSSTNSSQNRTSGPEGPYCSPVHQPHSPVMPRSPSYSHQKLSYISTHDKTESPRLGGQREAMKINGQMDCHMSTQNATLSPGRHANVKKVTGVGGTTYEISV; encoded by the exons GTGCCCCTGGCTGGCAAAGGTGATCTCTCCTGCTGTGCCTTTCTACAATGGCCTCGTCTTCCTCTTCGTCCTGGCCAACTTCAGCATGGCAACCTTTATGGATCCTGGTGTTTACCCCAGAG CTAACGAGGATGAAGACAAGGACGACGATTTCCGCGCGCCGCTCTACAAAAACGTGGAGATCAAGGGCATTCAGGTTCGGATGAAGTGGTGCGCCACCTGTCACTTCTACAGGCCGCCGCGCTGCTCGCACTGCAGCGTCTGTGACAACTGCGTGGAG GACTTTGACCATCACTGTCCTTGGGTGAACAACTGCATCGGGCGGAGGAACTACCGCTacttcttcctcttcctgctgTCGCTGAGCGCCCACATGGTGGGGGTTTTCTCCTTTGGCCTCATTTTTGTCCTCCACCACACAGAAATGCTGGGAGCTCTGGAGACTACCGTCAC TCTGGTGGTGATGTGCATCGCAGGGCTCTTCTTTATTCCAGTCATGGGACTCACTGGGTTTCATATGGTGCTTGTTGCTCGTGGTCGGACCACAAATGAACAG GTGACGGGCAAGTTCCGTGGAGGAGTAAATCCCTTCACCAAGGGTTGCTGTGGCAACGTGGAGTATGTCTTATGCAGTCCCTTGGCTCCCAG GTACGTGTTGGACCCGAGGAAAAAGCCTCCCATCAAGATTCAGCCTCCGTTCATCCGACCCAACACCTCAGAGAGGCAGTATACCATTAAGGTCAGCAGCGACAATGGAATCCATCGCACCATAATAAAATCCAAG TCCAAATGCAGCCTCGACGGTTTGGACAGCAAAGAAACGCAGCCGCCACTGCCGCCCAAAGCTGACAAATACAGCCAGCTGAAAGCCCCGCAGACCTCCAGTGAAG AGAGTTCTCTTTCCGGGAGGACCCACCCATCCACCCCTGCCATGTACAGATACAGGCCGTCCTTCGGGACCATGCCAAAGGTTCACTACCACACCACCGGAGTTGAG ATCACACTGTCGGAGGACAGAAAGACTTCAGCTATCCTCGAAGAGGGCGTCCGTGGCCATGACTACCGATCCGAGCCGAATCTGGACCTGCCTGAATACGCCAACGCTCCCCTCCACCGCACCTTTCAGTCGTCCCCTTTCCAGCTGGACTCGGACCCCGTGGCCTCCCGCACTCTCAGCCTGAAGCAGGGCCCGTGCCGGCTGGAGAAAGGCCAGGTCCACGCCCTGGCGCCCCAGACGCCCGCCTCCACCTCCTACAAGGGTGCCTTTTCGCCGAACACCCTCTCCAACCGGAACGGCAGCCTGTCCTATGACAGCCTGCTCAACCCCAGCATCTCCCCAGCCGGTGCCAACGAGTGCAGGGCCCACAGGGGGATGCCCCCCATGGGGTTCCACTCCCCCTTCCTGCCCAACAAAATGTGCCACATTCGGGAGACGGAAATACACCGACAGCAGGCTGCTCCCGCCTACAGTCCAGTTGTGATCCCCAGAGGGATGGGTCGGCAGTCCCCCCACCTGCGGGACAGGGACTCCTCCCCGGTGCGCTATGACAACCTCTCCCAGACTATCATGGCCTCCATCCAGGAGCGTAAGGAACTGGAGGAGCGGGAGAAACGGAAGATGATGCACGGACGCTCCCAGACCAACATCTACACCCCGGACTCTGCCGCATTCGACGGGGGTTACGGACTGCCCACTTGCTACCCCGATGGCCCCCGTGGCCCTGGCTCCAGGGGCCCCACGCCCCCGACCTACGGGGGCTCCCGGGACAACCTCATGGGGCTCGGGGTGATGAGCTACGGTCAAAGAACCCCCGTGCAGCGCTACGCCGGCTCTACGCTGGGCCGCGCCCCTCGGACTTCATCCACCTCTCTGCACACGGATCACAGTAGCACCAACAGCAGCCAGAACCGGACCTCCGGTCCCGAGGGGCCCTACTGCTCCCCCGTTCACCAACCCCACTCCCCTGTCATGCCCCGATCCCCTTCATACTCCCACCAGAAACTCTCCTACATCAGTACTCATGACAAGACAGAGTCCCCTCGACTGGGGGGCCAAAG AGAGGCCATGAAAATAAACGGGCAGATGGACTGCCACATGAGCACCCAGAACGCCACCCTGAGCCCCGGCCGCCACGCTAACGTCAAAAAGGTGACGGGTGTAGGAGGAACGACATACGAAATATCCgtctga